The Lycium ferocissimum isolate CSIRO_LF1 chromosome 10, AGI_CSIRO_Lferr_CH_V1, whole genome shotgun sequence genome window below encodes:
- the LOC132035061 gene encoding uncharacterized protein LOC132035061, producing MHEAEVEVNSDAQAISKRGSFKYLGSKIQGNVEIDENVAHRIGAGWGKWSLAFVVLCDKNVSPRQNGKFYSVVVRLNLLYGAECYPVKNVHVHKINVAEMRMLRWMCGHTRRDMIRNEVTRGKVRLNSVADKMRGARLRWFRHVKRRCKDAPVRRCESLAIVGVRRGKGRLMKNWREVII from the coding sequence ATGCATGAGGCAGAGGTGGAAGTGAACAGTGATGCGCAAGCCATATCCAAGAGAGGAagcttcaagtatcttgggtccaaAATTCAAGGAAACGTGGAGATTGATGAGAATGTTGCGCATCGTATTGGAGCGGGTTGGGGGAAATGGAGTCTCGCTTTTGTGGTTTTGTGCGATAAGAATGTGTCGCCAAGGCAAAATGGTAAGTTCTATAGTGTTGTGGTTAGACTAAATTTGTTATATGGAGCAGAGTGTTATCCAGTCAAGAATGTCCATGTCCACAAGATAAATGTGGCAGAGATGAGGATGCttcgatggatgtgtgggcatactaggagagatatgATTAGGAACGAAGTTACTCGGGGAAAGGTACGATTGAACTCTGTTGCAGACAAAATGAGGGgagcgagactgagatggtttaggcatgtgaagaggaggtgTAAGGATGCGCCGGTAAGGAGGTGTGAGAGTTTGGCTATCGTAGGAGTTAGGAGAGGTAAAGGTAGGTTGATGAAGAACTGGAGGGAGGTGATTATATAG